A genomic stretch from Setaria italica strain Yugu1 chromosome VII, Setaria_italica_v2.0, whole genome shotgun sequence includes:
- the LOC101774661 gene encoding non-functional NADPH-dependent codeinone reductase 2 gives MASPPRMASARSPKIPEFPAGPAGRPVPAVGLGTASFPLVEEDVRAAVLAALELGYRHLDTASLYRSERAVGEAVAEAARRGVVASREEVFVTTKVWCTQCHPELVLPSLRESLQNLQMEYVDLYLVHWPMAVKPSKPHFPMKREDMVPMDLGGVWQAMEECRRLGLAKMIGVSNFTTRKLKELLATANVPPAVNQVELNPSWQQRKLIEFCKDKGIHVTAYSPLGGQFRSKVLPSKVLDGIAKARGKSVAQISLRWIYEQGASMVVKSWKQERLKENTEIFDWELSDEDRLKISQMPQHKMARVTGILCPEGVSSVDITEVDVVEM, from the exons atggcATCGCCACCACGGATGGCCAGCGCTCGCTCCCCCAAGATCCCAGAGTTTCCAGCGGGCCCTGCCGGGCGGCCGGTGCCGGCGGTGGGGCTCGGCACGGCATCGTTCCCGCTCGTGGAGGAAGATGTCagggccgccgtcctcgccgcgctgGAGCTCGGCTACCGCCACCTCGACACCGCTTCGCTCTACCGCTCCGAGCGGGCCGTCGGCGAGGCCGTGGCCGAGGCGGCGCGCCGCGGTGTCGTGGCGTCCAGGGAGGAGGTGTTCGTGACGACCAAGGTGTGGTGCACGCAGTGCCACCCGGAGCTCGTGCTCCCTTCCCTCAGGGAGAGTTTGCA GAACCTTCAAATGGAATATGTGGATTTGTACCTGGTCCATTGGCCCATGGCTGTAAAACCAAGCAAGCCCCACTTCCCAATGAAGAGGGAGGACATGGTGCCGATGGACCTGGGCGGCGTCTGGCAGGCAATGGAGGAATGCCGTCGCCTGGGCCTTGCTAAGATGATCGGCGTTAGCAATTTCACGACAAGGAAGCTCAAGGAGCTGCTTGCAACCGCAAATGTTCCCCCAGCAGTGAATCAG GTCGAATTAAATCCATCTTGGCAACAGCGCAAACTAATTGAGTTCTGCAAAGATAAGGGTATTCATGTGACTGCTTATTCTCCCTTGGGAGGCCAATTTAGATCCAAAGTACTACCGTCTAAGGTTCTAGATGGGATTGCGAAGGCTAGAGGGAAGTCGGTGGCTCAG ATTTCGCTGAGGTGGATCTACGAGCAAGGCGCAAGCATGGTGGTGAAGAGCTGGAAACAGGAGAGGCTCAAGGAGAACACCGAGATCTTCGACTGGGAACTCAGCGACGAGGACCGGCTGAAGATAAGTCAGATGCCACAGCACAAAATGGCCAGAGTGACGGGAATCCTCTGCCCCGAAGGCGTCTCCAGCGTGGATATCACCGAGGTCGATGTCGTTGAAATGTAA